In Pedobacter heparinus DSM 2366, the following are encoded in one genomic region:
- a CDS encoding RagB/SusD family nutrient uptake outer membrane protein gives MPLLINSGTTGGFGSDDRYNNVQGLMAMRNLESNDIVFGNRPLTIFGGDEYRFLDFISSGVDKNSPYWGYSWNLITAANTLLNYLDDNTVGSNVKLQEYKARALTLRAYAYNFLMENYQDAYLQGGKSKLGVPLYDFYSPIQESKARATAEETYAFIKNDLNRAFQLFTSAGITYTTGVLTDFDLAVVGFLQTKVALHTGDWPTAIAKANEVLSKYPTLMTESVYGGKNIGTQVAPEIRPDQNGFLNINVNPEVIFGFPVGQAVNVHVGWMNPFGEGNGGLGEGYQRIDNRLYDKISANDFRKSVFVEGAWGNYAYPTSGAVRNIPSYINLKFAATHGIGGGTDKKLVNTAMTCYYMRVSEVLLMKAEAQAQASTDPSAAKATLNTLLAARTKQGQTALTCDTYPSMAGLTALQMVQLQTRIELWGEGGREFYNNKRWNIPVDRTSSTNHVDKSTYPVAKMTLQIPLDEMLYNGKSVQN, from the coding sequence ATGCCTTTACTAATAAATTCTGGAACTACAGGTGGTTTTGGTTCAGATGATCGATATAATAATGTCCAGGGATTGATGGCGATGAGAAATCTGGAAAGCAATGACATTGTATTTGGCAATAGACCTTTAACAATTTTTGGAGGTGATGAATATAGGTTCTTAGATTTTATTTCATCGGGAGTTGATAAAAACTCACCTTATTGGGGTTATTCATGGAACCTCATCACAGCCGCTAATACATTGCTTAACTATTTAGATGACAATACGGTTGGTAGCAATGTGAAGTTACAGGAGTACAAAGCCAGAGCTTTAACCTTAAGAGCCTATGCTTATAATTTTTTAATGGAAAATTATCAGGATGCTTATTTGCAGGGCGGAAAAAGTAAATTGGGTGTTCCGCTATATGATTTTTATTCGCCAATACAGGAAAGTAAAGCCAGGGCTACTGCTGAGGAAACTTATGCCTTTATCAAAAATGACCTGAACAGAGCCTTTCAATTGTTTACCAGTGCAGGAATAACCTATACTACCGGGGTACTTACAGATTTCGATTTAGCGGTAGTTGGCTTTTTGCAAACTAAAGTAGCATTGCATACAGGTGATTGGCCAACAGCGATTGCCAAAGCCAATGAAGTGCTCAGCAAATATCCAACGTTGATGACAGAATCTGTATATGGAGGGAAAAATATTGGCACACAGGTGGCTCCCGAAATCAGACCTGACCAAAATGGTTTTCTAAATATTAACGTCAATCCTGAAGTTATATTTGGATTCCCTGTTGGGCAAGCTGTAAATGTTCATGTGGGCTGGATGAATCCATTTGGAGAAGGAAATGGTGGTCTGGGTGAAGGCTACCAGCGAATTGACAATAGGTTGTATGATAAGATAAGTGCTAACGACTTCAGGAAAAGTGTCTTTGTAGAAGGTGCCTGGGGAAATTATGCTTATCCAACCAGTGGAGCCGTTAGAAATATCCCTTCTTATATCAATCTTAAATTTGCGGCAACGCATGGTATAGGTGGAGGTACTGATAAAAAACTGGTGAATACAGCAATGACCTGTTATTACATGCGGGTTTCTGAAGTGTTGTTAATGAAAGCAGAAGCGCAGGCACAGGCATCAACAGATCCAAGTGCTGCAAAAGCAACATTGAATACATTGCTGGCCGCCAGGACAAAACAAGGACAGACAGCTTTAACTTGTGATACTTATCCATCTATGGCTGGGCTGACTGCTTTACAAATGGTACAATTGCAAACCCGGATTGAACTTTGGGGAGAGGGTGGACGCGAATTTTATAATAATAAACGTTGGAATATCCCTGTTGACAGGACAAGTTCAACTAATCATGTGGACAAAAGCACTTATCCTGTAGCTAAGATGACTTTACAAATACCGCTTGATGAAATGTTATACAATGGCAAGTCGGTTCAAAATTAG
- a CDS encoding phytanoyl-CoA dioxygenase family protein, which translates to MNYKLSSAQVSFYKENGYLIVENFLDEEELEHWRKTVFSAVENRAGQKMPGKEAKVGEDDGINKDADYFGKVFDQLLNLWQTDKGVKELMLDRRIGEMVSALSNADGVRIWHDQALFKRPFANPTAWHLDTPFWSFSDRQALSIWVALDDSTLENGCLYFIPGSFKHTKFENVGIGKNMNGIFEFYPELAQINSVAAPLKAGSCSFHNGLTIHGAGPNMTNGFRRAMTCAYMPDGNVFNGQANILPKAYLDTLAIGDLLNNEEQNPLIYHKAW; encoded by the coding sequence ATGAATTATAAATTATCAAGCGCGCAAGTTAGCTTCTACAAAGAAAATGGTTATTTAATTGTCGAAAATTTTCTTGATGAAGAAGAATTGGAACATTGGCGCAAGACAGTTTTTAGTGCAGTTGAAAACAGAGCAGGTCAAAAAATGCCTGGCAAAGAAGCAAAAGTTGGTGAAGATGATGGGATCAATAAGGATGCTGATTATTTTGGAAAAGTATTTGATCAATTGCTGAATCTTTGGCAAACCGATAAAGGGGTAAAGGAATTAATGCTCGACAGGCGTATCGGTGAAATGGTCAGTGCGTTGTCAAATGCAGATGGTGTTCGTATATGGCATGATCAGGCTTTGTTTAAACGCCCTTTTGCCAATCCGACTGCCTGGCATTTAGATACACCGTTCTGGTCTTTTTCAGATAGACAGGCGCTGTCGATATGGGTAGCACTTGATGATTCTACTTTAGAAAATGGCTGCTTATACTTTATCCCCGGATCATTTAAGCATACTAAATTTGAAAATGTGGGAATTGGGAAAAACATGAATGGTATATTCGAATTTTATCCTGAATTGGCACAAATAAATTCTGTAGCAGCTCCTTTAAAAGCAGGTAGTTGTTCGTTCCATAATGGGTTGACCATACACGGTGCCGGACCAAATATGACCAATGGCTTTAGGAGGGCAATGACCTGTGCTTATATGCCTGATGGAAACGTTTTTAATGGGCAGGCGAATATTTTGCCTAAAGCCTATCTGGATACTTTAGCAATAGGGGACTTACTTAATAATGAAGAACAAAATCCCCTAATTTATCATAAAGCATGGTAA
- a CDS encoding SusC/RagA family TonB-linked outer membrane protein, giving the protein MKKKIPSLFSFLAIILSLIWTTQTFGQTAKRVKGKVVDAVTGLPILGVSISESANKNKTSTDKLGQFEIMSTNNSTLTFSYIGFIEQRVKVDANFDPTIRLQEQTTGLNEVVVVAYGTAKKRDLTGSISTIDSKVLAVQSNSSVSRALEGAAPGVQVSAVDGQPGLDMGIRVRGLGSASQSTSDALVVIDGVPAQNANPLATISPKDIESITILKDAASTALYGSRGANGVVLVTTKKGKNGAPRISFEGKFGVNQAGPYQFDKMDNPKDIYEYAWLSIYNSVRYGVAGSGTSKNYTTNVQNPNMSHDAAAQFASAHLFDYTGSATNFQMNNLGNWMLYDVPGATYTTTGSGVNSSKTMSGAYLVNPDGKLNPNAKLLYNENYDQFVLEDRLRQEYNLSVSGGTDKIDYFFSGGYLEDPSYIRGSTFSRYNGRANVNAQVFDWLKMGTNVMYGVRNTQSPATRFGRNPGSAVSNVFRYINGQNQLIQLYARDKDGNYIYENGQKKVHVLAGDTYSPLGLTTSALSNTNLLTVLDTDTDNRESGDLNTRTYIQAKLYSDLTFTSNFSYDKFNEVRTRFWNNETGQAQGVGAFGKVFSNVAILNAQQLLNYNKTIGLHTIEGLLGHEYDSFKSEGLNYRSSYELIPGFISYANFVGRYDGGTFSNPGGAQDVRNMESYFARGNYNYDNKYFLQGSIRRDGSSKFKLPENRWGTFWSVGAGWRISSEKFMKSSSDWLNDLKVRASYGIIGNQNGVANYSGYQTWGYSAVYASTTAGTGIPASYNLSKNGYVNDQLTWENINTFDTGLEFSLFGRLRGSFDYYNRLTTNAIWSQPIPISKGQTSILTNSAKLSNKGFEIDLSVDIIKNDDWNWTVSTNGTHYRTILKDVPKGVGSAELNGNWTSGVDGWAAAGTGAVTQTVFLRGINKDYYNLYLFKYAGVDQATGLPLFGHQVTQKEADAGLYPTYKVGESFNSTDYSIASRYEMGSAVPDWIGGFSTSLRYKNFDFYTSLAYQLGGKFFSTEYGNNMYVSEGAIRSAELIGNTWTPENTGAKFPMVMYGNTYGNGATFGSWLYSDMALFNASYLNLKNITIGYTLPEKLLKRTKISKLRIFASGDNLWLLSSHSGIDPRMSLVGGFEVAAYSYPSMRTFTCGFNLDF; this is encoded by the coding sequence ATGAAAAAAAAAATACCTAGTTTATTTTCTTTTTTAGCGATTATATTATCGTTAATATGGACAACACAGACATTCGGTCAAACAGCTAAGCGTGTAAAAGGTAAAGTTGTAGATGCCGTTACAGGATTGCCAATTTTAGGAGTATCTATTTCAGAATCGGCTAATAAAAACAAAACTTCAACTGATAAGCTTGGGCAGTTTGAGATTATGAGTACGAATAATTCCACTTTAACATTTAGTTATATTGGATTTATTGAGCAGCGGGTAAAAGTAGATGCTAACTTTGATCCGACTATTCGGCTACAGGAACAAACTACCGGCTTAAATGAGGTTGTTGTTGTGGCGTATGGTACTGCTAAAAAAAGAGATCTGACGGGTTCTATCTCAACAATTGATTCCAAAGTGCTTGCTGTGCAATCGAATTCCAGCGTGAGTAGAGCATTAGAGGGCGCTGCTCCAGGAGTACAGGTTTCGGCAGTAGATGGTCAGCCTGGTCTTGATATGGGGATCAGAGTTAGAGGTTTGGGTTCTGCTTCACAAAGTACATCAGATGCATTGGTTGTTATTGACGGTGTGCCTGCACAGAATGCAAATCCACTAGCCACTATTAGTCCTAAAGATATTGAAAGTATAACAATTCTTAAAGACGCAGCTTCAACAGCGTTGTATGGATCCAGAGGTGCAAATGGTGTCGTTTTGGTAACAACTAAAAAAGGAAAAAACGGAGCACCCAGGATTTCTTTTGAGGGTAAGTTCGGCGTTAATCAGGCTGGACCTTATCAATTTGATAAGATGGACAATCCAAAAGATATTTATGAATATGCCTGGTTGTCAATCTATAACTCTGTAAGATATGGAGTTGCTGGTTCCGGAACTTCAAAAAACTACACAACGAATGTTCAGAATCCGAACATGAGCCATGATGCTGCCGCACAATTTGCCAGTGCTCACTTATTTGATTATACAGGTTCAGCCACTAATTTTCAAATGAACAATCTAGGTAACTGGATGCTGTATGATGTTCCCGGGGCAACCTATACCACAACGGGATCAGGTGTTAACTCCAGTAAAACGATGTCGGGAGCTTATCTGGTTAATCCTGATGGCAAGTTAAATCCAAACGCAAAATTATTGTACAATGAAAACTATGATCAATTTGTATTAGAAGACAGACTTCGTCAGGAATATAATCTATCCGTTTCTGGAGGAACTGATAAAATTGACTATTTCTTCTCTGGAGGATATTTGGAAGATCCTTCTTATATAAGGGGCTCAACTTTTTCCCGCTATAATGGAAGAGCAAATGTAAATGCGCAGGTTTTTGACTGGTTAAAAATGGGTACCAATGTAATGTATGGTGTCCGCAATACGCAATCGCCAGCTACACGATTCGGACGTAATCCAGGAAGTGCAGTGTCAAATGTTTTCAGGTATATCAATGGCCAAAATCAACTTATTCAGCTGTATGCCAGAGATAAAGACGGCAATTATATCTATGAGAACGGCCAGAAAAAAGTCCATGTTCTGGCAGGTGATACCTATTCTCCATTGGGCTTAACTACTTCGGCATTGTCCAATACTAATCTTTTAACTGTATTGGATACGGATACGGACAATAGAGAGTCGGGCGATTTAAATACCAGGACTTATATTCAGGCTAAATTGTATAGTGATCTGACCTTTACTTCTAATTTCTCCTATGATAAATTTAATGAGGTCCGTACGCGTTTCTGGAATAACGAGACCGGTCAGGCACAAGGTGTTGGTGCCTTTGGAAAAGTTTTCAGTAATGTAGCTATCTTGAATGCCCAACAATTGTTGAATTACAATAAAACCATTGGCTTACATACTATTGAAGGCTTACTTGGACATGAGTATGATTCATTCAAGTCTGAAGGATTGAATTACAGATCCTCTTATGAGCTGATTCCAGGCTTTATAAGCTATGCAAATTTTGTTGGAAGATATGATGGAGGAACTTTCTCTAATCCGGGTGGAGCACAGGATGTCCGTAACATGGAAAGTTATTTTGCAAGGGGTAACTACAACTATGACAATAAGTATTTTTTACAAGGTTCAATTCGCCGCGATGGATCGTCTAAATTTAAATTACCGGAAAATAGATGGGGAACTTTTTGGTCAGTAGGTGCAGGATGGAGAATATCCAGCGAAAAGTTCATGAAGAGCAGTTCAGATTGGTTGAATGACCTTAAGGTTCGTGCAAGTTATGGTATCATCGGAAATCAAAATGGTGTAGCTAACTATTCCGGTTACCAAACCTGGGGCTATTCTGCAGTTTATGCATCAACCACAGCGGGTACTGGTATACCAGCAAGCTATAACCTTTCAAAAAACGGATATGTTAATGATCAATTGACATGGGAAAATATCAACACATTTGATACCGGCCTTGAGTTCAGTTTGTTTGGTAGGTTGAGAGGTTCATTTGACTATTACAACCGGTTAACAACTAATGCAATCTGGAGTCAGCCTATTCCGATTTCAAAAGGTCAGACTTCGATTTTGACCAATTCTGCCAAACTAAGTAATAAGGGCTTTGAAATTGATCTTTCGGTTGATATCATCAAGAATGATGACTGGAACTGGACTGTATCAACAAATGGCACACATTACAGAACTATATTAAAAGATGTTCCAAAAGGAGTAGGATCAGCTGAACTTAATGGAAACTGGACTTCAGGTGTGGATGGCTGGGCGGCCGCTGGTACTGGTGCGGTTACCCAAACGGTTTTTTTAAGAGGAATAAATAAGGATTATTACAATTTATACCTGTTCAAATATGCTGGTGTTGACCAGGCTACTGGTTTGCCTTTGTTTGGGCATCAAGTGACTCAAAAAGAGGCTGATGCAGGCCTTTATCCAACTTATAAAGTAGGTGAAAGCTTCAATTCAACAGATTACTCTATAGCGAGCAGGTATGAAATGGGCAGTGCTGTTCCTGATTGGATTGGCGGTTTTAGTACTTCGTTAAGGTATAAGAACTTTGATTTCTATACTTCATTGGCCTACCAATTGGGAGGTAAGTTTTTCAGTACAGAATATGGAAACAATATGTATGTTAGTGAGGGAGCTATACGATCTGCAGAGTTAATAGGTAATACCTGGACACCGGAAAATACAGGCGCTAAATTTCCGATGGTGATGTATGGTAATACATATGGGAACGGAGCCACATTTGGAAGTTGGTTATATTCAGATATGGCTTTGTTCAACGCATCTTATTTAAACCTGAAAAATATTACAATTGGATATACGCTTCCTGAGAAACTTTTAAAAAGAACTAAAATTAGTAAATTGAGAATTTTCGCTTCCGGAGATAATTTATGGTTGTTGTCTTCCCATTCAGGAATAGATCCTAGAATGTCTCTGGTAGGAGGTTTTGAGGTGGCAGCCTATTCATATCCTTCAATGAGAACGTTCACTTGTGGTTTTAATCTTGATTTTTAA
- a CDS encoding glycoside hydrolase family 28 protein encodes MAKDYPAHDFGIQSDGKTLNSRSIQAAIDYISTHGGGRLVFSAGSYVSGTIYLKSNVTLHLESGASILGSNNPFDYIKDPAVNWQSLIFSIKQENIGITGPGMINGRGFTTAINALSNVHRGIFKDALKYDRIQEGNRPQNIYFRECKNIVIKDITLKDPASWNQTYDQCQNLLVDNITVDSKSYWNNDGVDIVDCKDVIVRNSYFDVADDAICLKSHDVNALCENILVENCTARSSANGLKFGTASRGGFRNVTVKNLTIFDTYRSAITFAAVDGGFVENIVVDGVKSINTGNVIFLRIGDRWTKGKKPYMKNVVIKNVYAEVPLNKADAGYNYEGPIEDLPRNISPASIVGLPNYKIENVTIENVEIVYPGAGDPFYAKRGLTSKELDSIPEMPIAYPEFSQFKELPAWGFYLRHAKNITFNNVVFKAKKTDYRPAIVTDDVEDSKFINVKVVEPKAEHKKQIFLYNSKNTKIQ; translated from the coding sequence ATGGCTAAGGATTATCCCGCACATGATTTTGGTATCCAGTCTGACGGAAAGACGCTAAATAGCAGATCAATTCAAGCTGCTATTGATTATATTTCTACACATGGCGGAGGCAGATTGGTTTTTTCGGCAGGGAGCTATGTCTCAGGAACGATTTATCTCAAATCTAATGTGACCTTACACTTAGAAAGTGGAGCAAGCATATTGGGCTCCAATAATCCATTTGATTATATCAAAGATCCGGCGGTAAACTGGCAGTCGCTGATTTTTTCCATTAAACAGGAAAATATTGGTATTACAGGCCCGGGAATGATTAATGGACGGGGATTTACGACAGCAATAAATGCACTTAGTAATGTGCATCGTGGTATTTTTAAAGATGCGCTAAAGTATGATCGCATTCAGGAAGGGAACCGTCCGCAGAATATTTATTTTAGGGAATGCAAAAATATTGTCATTAAAGACATTACGTTAAAAGATCCGGCAAGCTGGAACCAAACCTATGATCAATGTCAAAACCTGTTGGTAGACAACATTACTGTAGACAGTAAATCTTATTGGAATAATGACGGTGTCGATATTGTCGACTGTAAAGATGTCATCGTTCGTAATTCCTATTTTGATGTTGCAGATGATGCGATTTGTTTGAAATCACATGATGTAAATGCGCTGTGTGAAAATATATTGGTTGAAAATTGTACGGCCAGATCGAGTGCAAACGGATTAAAATTTGGAACAGCTTCAAGAGGAGGTTTCAGGAATGTAACGGTTAAGAACCTGACCATATTTGATACGTATAGATCTGCCATAACTTTTGCTGCGGTAGATGGTGGATTTGTTGAAAATATAGTAGTTGATGGTGTAAAATCAATCAATACCGGAAATGTAATTTTTTTACGGATTGGCGATCGCTGGACTAAAGGGAAAAAACCTTATATGAAAAATGTAGTGATCAAAAATGTATATGCCGAAGTTCCCTTAAATAAAGCTGATGCCGGATATAACTACGAAGGTCCTATAGAAGATCTTCCCCGAAATATTTCGCCAGCCAGTATAGTCGGTTTACCTAACTATAAGATTGAGAACGTGACCATTGAAAATGTGGAGATTGTTTATCCAGGAGCTGGAGATCCATTTTATGCAAAACGAGGGTTAACCTCGAAGGAGTTGGACAGCATTCCGGAAATGCCGATTGCCTATCCTGAATTTTCGCAATTTAAAGAGCTCCCGGCCTGGGGTTTTTATTTAAGACATGCAAAGAATATCACCTTTAACAATGTCGTATTTAAAGCTAAAAAGACCGATTATCGCCCTGCAATTGTGACAGACGATGTGGAGGATTCAAAATTCATTAATGTTAAAGTTGTTGAGCCAAAAGCGGAGCATAAAAAACAGATTTTCCTTTATAATTCTAAAAATACCAAGATTCAATAA
- a CDS encoding glycosyl hydrolase: MNRRTFIQNTSIATSSLVFFNQFESLAFSKSDQDLYTLFKNPPANYRPFVRWWWNGNKIQKKELFRQLTLLKDAGIGGVEINPISFPNKADDMGIKSLRWLSDEWIDLVKDTCNEARSKDMTCDLIVGSGWPFGSEDLKEEERAEVVLVFAEKVEGPMVYETTKYSIYNAIDPQVTDKNPLRSPILMDLKLSQDPIAAIATTIDFSNQINNDIIKIDVPEGKHCIYALVKFKSFAKVINGAPGASGSILNHLNKQAVESYLNRMSSTMQDRIGPLSNYLRALFTDSMELEGCNWCEDFPAEFKKRCGYDLMPYLPFILFKVGRLGAVVDEDYGAEKSQDLNVILKKVRFDFEYTKALLLRERFTEVYLKWCKELKVKSRAQAYGRGFFPLETSLGYDIPEGESWTTNYLRHKLGEEMSDEDYRRGRGYTMINKYVSSAAHLTGKRIVSCEEMTNTYLVFNATLELLKLGSDQSIMSGITHSVWHGFNYSPKEVAFPGWVQYGSYYSEKNNWWPYFKYLNDYKARLSSQLQHGDYYTDIAILPANYDLWANNGVQTDPFPEKLNVPYTSLLWEAINKNGGAADYITDMILTQSEIIKGKIVYGKKSFGVLFLPGVESLSELAMQKIEQFVKTGGKVICIEKYPAKGLGFLNWEQKDATIKDAVARLKQQFSDRFIFLDKPADNKFLEWYTPLIATHQLPSYLNISTPNRYFMQIRSVRDDGTEMFFFQNAHRYDAYQARVVFDRKKIKGKYAWVWDLDSGERFRLTLTNDTTFEYNFGPTESLLIIFDQIKNGEKWKPLLSSGKSTLNLDKVWDLELRNSLDGSVKHVNLPQVIDMKDDKELVNFTGTAIYRKKITLTDTKNLVINLGKVYGITQLYINKVQVGIKWYGKRFFDISKYVQTGTNDIEIHLVTTMGNYMKTLTDNEIAQYWVNRKGREQEIQSMGIVGPIEIYQQN; encoded by the coding sequence ATGAACAGAAGGACTTTTATCCAAAATACATCAATCGCCACCTCATCCTTAGTTTTTTTTAATCAATTTGAGTCTTTAGCGTTCTCAAAATCCGATCAGGATTTATATACCCTCTTTAAAAATCCCCCTGCCAATTACAGGCCCTTTGTACGGTGGTGGTGGAATGGGAACAAAATACAAAAGAAGGAGTTGTTCAGACAATTAACTTTATTAAAAGATGCTGGAATAGGGGGGGTGGAGATTAATCCAATATCTTTTCCTAACAAAGCGGATGATATGGGCATCAAATCACTACGTTGGTTGAGTGACGAATGGATTGATCTGGTTAAGGACACTTGTAATGAAGCCAGATCCAAAGACATGACCTGTGATTTGATCGTTGGTTCGGGTTGGCCGTTTGGCTCTGAAGATTTAAAAGAGGAAGAACGGGCAGAAGTAGTATTGGTTTTTGCTGAAAAGGTTGAGGGACCGATGGTTTACGAAACAACAAAGTATAGCATATATAATGCCATTGACCCTCAGGTTACTGATAAAAATCCATTGCGATCACCAATATTAATGGACTTAAAGCTATCTCAAGATCCAATAGCAGCAATTGCAACAACAATTGATTTTTCGAATCAAATTAATAATGATATCATAAAAATTGATGTACCCGAAGGAAAGCATTGCATCTATGCATTAGTAAAATTTAAGTCATTCGCCAAGGTGATCAATGGTGCACCAGGAGCTTCTGGCTCCATTTTAAATCACTTAAATAAACAAGCTGTTGAAAGTTATTTAAATAGAATGTCTTCCACCATGCAAGATCGGATAGGTCCGCTGTCTAATTATTTAAGGGCACTATTTACGGATAGTATGGAGTTGGAAGGTTGCAATTGGTGTGAAGATTTTCCTGCAGAATTCAAAAAACGATGCGGGTATGATCTCATGCCTTATTTGCCTTTTATCCTATTTAAAGTGGGTCGTTTAGGAGCAGTAGTCGATGAGGATTATGGCGCAGAAAAATCTCAGGACCTAAATGTGATATTGAAAAAAGTAAGGTTCGACTTTGAATATACGAAAGCATTATTACTAAGGGAAAGATTTACAGAAGTATACCTGAAATGGTGTAAAGAGCTGAAGGTCAAATCAAGGGCTCAGGCCTATGGGCGTGGATTTTTTCCACTCGAAACAAGTTTAGGCTATGATATCCCTGAAGGGGAGTCCTGGACTACGAATTACCTCAGACATAAACTTGGTGAAGAGATGTCGGACGAGGATTACCGGAGGGGCAGGGGTTATACGATGATCAATAAATACGTTTCTTCTGCAGCCCATTTAACCGGGAAACGCATTGTTAGCTGTGAAGAAATGACCAATACCTATTTGGTTTTTAATGCAACACTGGAATTATTAAAACTGGGATCAGACCAAAGCATCATGTCTGGTATTACACATTCTGTCTGGCATGGGTTTAATTATTCGCCTAAAGAGGTTGCATTTCCAGGATGGGTACAATATGGCTCTTATTATAGTGAAAAGAATAACTGGTGGCCATATTTTAAGTACTTAAATGATTATAAGGCCAGATTGTCATCACAGTTGCAACATGGCGACTACTATACTGATATCGCTATTTTACCAGCTAATTATGATTTATGGGCCAATAACGGTGTACAGACAGATCCATTCCCTGAAAAGTTAAATGTTCCTTATACCTCTTTATTATGGGAGGCAATTAATAAAAATGGTGGTGCTGCAGACTATATCACAGATATGATATTGACGCAAAGTGAGATCATAAAAGGGAAAATTGTTTATGGTAAAAAATCTTTCGGGGTGCTATTTCTTCCAGGTGTAGAAAGTTTGAGTGAATTGGCAATGCAAAAAATTGAACAATTTGTAAAGACAGGTGGCAAAGTGATCTGTATAGAGAAATACCCGGCAAAAGGACTTGGGTTTCTGAATTGGGAACAAAAAGATGCAACCATCAAGGACGCTGTAGCCCGGTTGAAACAACAGTTTTCAGATCGATTTATTTTTCTGGACAAGCCCGCAGACAATAAATTTTTAGAGTGGTATACGCCGTTAATTGCAACTCATCAGCTTCCTTCCTATTTAAATATTTCTACACCCAATAGATATTTTATGCAGATCCGTTCTGTGCGGGATGATGGAACTGAAATGTTTTTCTTTCAAAATGCACATCGATATGATGCTTATCAGGCCAGGGTTGTCTTTGATCGCAAAAAGATCAAAGGAAAATACGCCTGGGTATGGGATCTTGATTCCGGTGAGCGATTTAGATTGACATTAACCAATGATACCACTTTTGAATATAACTTTGGACCCACTGAATCTCTGTTAATTATTTTTGATCAAATCAAAAATGGGGAGAAGTGGAAGCCCTTGCTCAGTTCGGGTAAGTCTACTCTAAATCTGGACAAAGTTTGGGATTTGGAATTGAGGAATAGCTTAGATGGTAGTGTAAAGCATGTTAATTTACCACAAGTTATTGATATGAAGGATGATAAAGAGCTGGTGAATTTCACTGGTACCGCAATTTATCGTAAAAAGATCACACTGACGGATACCAAAAACTTAGTTATTAATTTAGGTAAAGTTTATGGAATTACACAATTGTATATCAACAAGGTACAAGTCGGTATAAAATGGTACGGGAAGAGATTTTTTGATATCTCTAAATATGTCCAAACGGGTACAAACGATATTGAAATTCATTTGGTTACAACAATGGGCAATTATATGAAAACTTTAACAGACAATGAAATCGCTCAATATTGGGTAAACAGGAAAGGGAGAGAGCAGGAAATACAATCGATGGGAATTGTAGGACCTATCGAAATTTATCAACAAAATTAA
- a CDS encoding sugar phosphate isomerase/epimerase family protein yields MVNVNFLYPRWGAEHVDWNEFLAEVKEQGYYGIEWYPYGEGDANYETVIAQLKDAGLKYAIVMTVKDEPESEADYFQRLEKQLSELALLGQQSLPPLFISAQTGREYFSLDEVYRCLSICDKVQSETGIKIYQETHRNKWAYGLHKIPEVLKKYPDLRFTLDISHWFCVSESYLEDQRDKLLNILPHVEHIHSRVGYTQGAQIPDVTNPLYKDIVDIHLEIWQQWVDLKKINGVENITISTEFGPPPYLITTGHTDTDYLKQWEQNLWIKKYLIQLLNLT; encoded by the coding sequence ATGGTAAATGTTAACTTTTTGTATCCACGTTGGGGTGCTGAACATGTTGACTGGAATGAATTTTTAGCCGAAGTTAAAGAACAGGGATATTATGGAATTGAATGGTACCCTTATGGGGAAGGGGATGCCAATTATGAAACAGTCATAGCACAGCTAAAGGATGCTGGTTTAAAGTATGCAATTGTCATGACTGTAAAGGATGAGCCCGAGTCTGAAGCTGATTATTTTCAACGCTTAGAAAAGCAATTGAGTGAATTGGCTTTATTGGGACAGCAAAGCTTACCACCTTTATTTATCAGTGCACAAACAGGTCGGGAGTATTTTTCATTAGATGAGGTATACAGATGCCTGAGCATATGTGATAAAGTGCAATCAGAGACAGGAATAAAAATTTATCAGGAAACACATCGAAATAAATGGGCTTATGGTTTACATAAAATTCCTGAGGTATTAAAAAAATATCCCGACCTCAGGTTTACATTGGACATTTCACATTGGTTTTGTGTTTCCGAGAGTTATCTCGAAGATCAACGTGACAAATTATTAAATATTCTACCACATGTTGAACATATCCACTCCCGTGTGGGCTATACACAAGGTGCACAAATACCTGATGTAACCAATCCTTTGTATAAAGATATTGTCGATATACATCTGGAGATCTGGCAACAGTGGGTGGATTTAAAAAAGATAAACGGAGTAGAAAATATTACCATCAGTACAGAATTTGGTCCTCCACCGTATTTAATTACGACGGGCCATACCGATACTGATTATTTAAAACAGTGGGAGCAAAATTTGTGGATAAAAAAATACCTTATTCAGCTGCTAAACCTTACCTAA